The following proteins come from a genomic window of Sebastes fasciatus isolate fSebFas1 chromosome 6, fSebFas1.pri, whole genome shotgun sequence:
- the gas1a gene encoding growth arrest-specific protein 1a — MARSGALARRSVSCRLVWPLGCALFLFFGYFSVASSSSHNRRLICWQAIMNCQAEPECNYAYEHYSRACGPVLKGERRKCPSHCISSLVQLNLTKNGPALEDCSCAHDPLCTSTKRAIEPCLPRTTSTGCTEARRQCERDGQCSSAMHDYLKHCGKLFSGAICTNACRNVIANMRKIPKGQQLDTCMCDGTDRPICEFVKSSMKALCFDSPVREEGSGSDYSQYSDDDDDGLPDADYLVEPESSASLPAAHCVFTLLASILALLPLI, encoded by the coding sequence ATGGCACGCTCTGGCGCACTGGCACGGAGGAGCGTCTCCTGCAGACTCGTTTGGCCTCTCGGTTGTgcgctttttttgtttttcggCTACTTCTCCGTGGCCTCTTCCTCGTCCCATAACCGCAGACTGATATGCTGGCAAGCCATCATGAACTGCCAAGCCGAGCCGGAGTGCAATTACGCATACGAACACTACTCGCGCGCCTGTGGGCCCGTGCTGAAGGGCGAGAGGAGGAAGTGCCCGAGCCActgcatctcctctctcgtgCAGCTCAACTTGACCAAAAACGGCCCGGCTCTGGAGGACTGCAGCTGCGCGCACGACCCGCTGTGTACGAGCACCAAGCGTGCAATAGAGCCGTGCCTGCCCAGGACTACCAGCACCGGCTGCACGGAAGCCCGGCGCCAGTGCGAGAGAGACGGGCAGTGCAGCTCCGCGATGCACGACTATCTGAAGCACTGCGGGAAACTCTTCAGCGGGGCGATCTGCACGAATGCATGCAGGAATGTGATCGCCAATATGCGTAAAATACCTAAAGGTCAGCAGCTGGACACATGCATGTGTGATGGCACGGATCGGCCCATCTGTGAGTTTGTGAAGAGCAGCATGAAGGCGCTTTGCTTTGACTCTCCAGTGAGAGAAGAAGGCAGCGGATCCGACTACAGTCAGTACTCAGATGACGACGACGACGGACTACCGGATGCGGACTATCTAGTGGAGCCGGAGAGCTCAGCCTCTCTTCCAGCAGCCCACTGTGTATTCACCCTGCTGGCATCCATTTTGGCTCTATTGCCCCTCATATAA